A segment of the Synechococcus sp. CBW1002 genome:
CATCCTTCCGGAAGAGAAACCCGAGCTCCAGCGAGCAGGCTGAGGCTGCGGGGATCCATACGGCAGCGTGTCTCCCGCTTCCCAGGCACCTGACCCCCAACAAGAACAAGACGGTTGAGAGGCCGACTCGACCTTCTCGAGTTGTGGTGGCTTCAGTGAGGTTGTCCTGATGGCATCAAGCGACAAGTTCGGAGACCCCTCCCTCTGATGGCTTGAGCAGTTCACCACCAGGCCTCTACGGTCAGCAGCAGTGATCCAAACCTGACCAATGCCGGTGCTGGAAGAGACAGGCCAGATTCAGATCCATACAGAAAACATCTTCCCGATCATCAAGAAGGCCGTCTACAGCGGTCATGAGGTGTTTCTGCGGGAACTGGTGAGCAACGGCGTCGATGCCATCAGCAAGCGCCGCATGGCCGCCATGGGCGGCGATTGCAGTGAAGGTCCGGAAGGCGAGATCCAGATCCGCATCGATCGGGACGCCAAGACCCTCACGATCAGCGACAACGGCATCGGCATGACAGCCGATGAGGTGAAGCGCTACATCAACCAGGTGGCCTTCTCCAGCGCTGAAGACTTTCTCGAGAAATACAAGCAGGAAGACGACGCCATCATCGGCCACTTCGGCCTCGGCTTCTACTCCAGTTTCATGGTGGCCAGGCAGGTGGAGCTGGTCTCGCTCAGCGCCCGCGACGGCAGCGAGGCCGTGCGCTGGAGCTGCGATGGCTCGCCCAATTTCAGCCTCGAGAGCGCTGAGCGCAGCGAGCCGGGCACCGATGTGATCCTGCACCTGATGGAGGAGGAACTCGAATACATCGAGCCCTCCCGCATCCGCACCCTGATCACCACCTACTGCGACTTCCTGCCGGTGGCGGTGCAGCTCGAGGGTGAAACGGTGAACAAGCGGGAGGCGCCGTGGCGCAGAAGCCCCCGCGAGCTGAAGGATGACGACTATATCGAGCTGTATCGGTATCTCTACCCCTTCCAGGGTGACCCGCTGCTCTGGGTGCATCTCAACACCGATTACCCCTACAACCTCCAGGGAATTCTCTACTTCCCCCGCTCCAGCGGCCGGGCCGACTGGGAGAAGGGAGAGATCCGGCTCTACTGCAACCAGGTGTTTGTGAGCGACTCCATCAAGGAGGTGGTGCCGCGCTATCTGCTGCCCCTGCGCGGCGTGATCGATTCGCCGGATATTCCCCTGAACGTGAGCCGCTCGGCCCTGCAGACCGACCGACGGGTGCGCTCGATCGGCGGTTTCGTGGCCAAGAAGGTGGGCGACAGGCTCAAGCAGCTGCATCGCGACGAACCGAAGCGCTACGCCGAGATCTGGGAATCGCTGGCCCCCTTCATCAAGATCGGTGCCATGGAAGACGAGAAGTTCGCCGACCAGGTGGCTGATCTGGTGCTGTTCGGCACCACGGCTCCTGCGGCTGAATCGCCCTCCAGCGATACCGATGACAACGCCGCTGCCGAAGCAACTGCCCTCGATCCCATCCCCACCGATGGGAAGACTTACACCACGCTCTCCGGCTATCGCAGCCGCCTCACTGCCGGCAACGACAAACGCATCCTCTACTGCACCGATGAAGCCGGCCAGGCCGGGGCACTGGCCCTGTGGCGCAGCCAGGGCGCCGAGGTGCTGCTGGCGGACACCTTCATCGACACCCAGTTCATCCCCTGGCTGGAACACCGCCACGAGGAGCTGAAATTCCAGCGGGTCGATGCCGAACTCGACGACAGCCTCAAGGAACAGGAGAGCGAGCTGGCCGATGCCGATGGCAAAGACGCCTCTGAGAAGTTGCGAGACCTGTTCCGCAGTGCCCTGAACGACGACAGGGTGACCATCCAGGTGCAGGCCCTCAAGGGCGACAGTGCCCCGGCCGCCCTGATCCTGTTGCCGGAACAGATGCGCCGTATCAACGACATGGGCGCCCTGATGGAGCAGCGCCTGCCGGGATTGCCCGATCATCACGTGCTGGTGATCAACCGCCGTCACCGGCTTGTGGAGGGCCTGCTGAAGCTCTCCGCTGGCGCGGTTCTCACCTCGCCCGCCGCTGCGGCCAGCTCCCCCAGTCAGCAACTCTCCAGCGACCTGAGCCGCCATATCTATGAGCTGGCCCGATTGGCTGTGGGAGGTCTGGAGCCGAATCAGCTGGCGGGCTTCCAGCAGCGCAGCGGTGATCTGATGGGCCGGCTGATGGAACGGGGCCTCTGAAGCTGAATCCGGCCCTCCGGGCCAGCTTGAACCGGGGCCCCAACCATGCCTGGGGCCCCTTTGGTAAGATCTTCGCTTGGGCGTTGATGCCCGAGCGTTGTGTTGTTTCGGTAGAACGTCATGTCCCGGGTTTGTCAGCTCACCGGCAAGCGCGCCAACAACGGGATGGCCGTCAGCCACTCCCACGTGCGCACCAAGAAACTTCAGCAGGTGAACCTCCAGGAG
Coding sequences within it:
- the htpG gene encoding molecular chaperone HtpG, whose translation is MPVLEETGQIQIHTENIFPIIKKAVYSGHEVFLRELVSNGVDAISKRRMAAMGGDCSEGPEGEIQIRIDRDAKTLTISDNGIGMTADEVKRYINQVAFSSAEDFLEKYKQEDDAIIGHFGLGFYSSFMVARQVELVSLSARDGSEAVRWSCDGSPNFSLESAERSEPGTDVILHLMEEELEYIEPSRIRTLITTYCDFLPVAVQLEGETVNKREAPWRRSPRELKDDDYIELYRYLYPFQGDPLLWVHLNTDYPYNLQGILYFPRSSGRADWEKGEIRLYCNQVFVSDSIKEVVPRYLLPLRGVIDSPDIPLNVSRSALQTDRRVRSIGGFVAKKVGDRLKQLHRDEPKRYAEIWESLAPFIKIGAMEDEKFADQVADLVLFGTTAPAAESPSSDTDDNAAAEATALDPIPTDGKTYTTLSGYRSRLTAGNDKRILYCTDEAGQAGALALWRSQGAEVLLADTFIDTQFIPWLEHRHEELKFQRVDAELDDSLKEQESELADADGKDASEKLRDLFRSALNDDRVTIQVQALKGDSAPAALILLPEQMRRINDMGALMEQRLPGLPDHHVLVINRRHRLVEGLLKLSAGAVLTSPAAAASSPSQQLSSDLSRHIYELARLAVGGLEPNQLAGFQQRSGDLMGRLMERGL